Proteins from a genomic interval of Qipengyuania sp. JC766:
- a CDS encoding amidohydrolase family protein, translating to MLPAFDRYRKRPSGLPLLGLACALLATGCDVAGPASAPVAEKVDVLIRGGTIYDGSDAPARTGDVAITNDRIVYVGPSGVFDAKQIVDARGMIVTPGFIDPHTHADIFLRSDDPAERSNTAWLAQGVSTVMIGVDGGGTPDVADDAQKLERSGIGTNVVPFVGFGAVRTRVLGNEARAPDARELDAMRALVADAMCEGATGFSTGLFYAPQSFAETDEVIALAREAGRRGGMYDTHQRDESSYSIGLIASTDEAIRIGEEAGAPVHIAHIKALGVDVHGMAPQLIKRIEAARARGVQVTADQYPWLASGSSLDAALVPRWALDGGGRALLERLDDTEMRVRIRGEMQENLRRRGGASSLLLTGRDRAWTGRTLAEQAEETGTDPVGAALAIIQQVVLEGGGGTEVASFNMAQADVDVLMQQPWVLTASDGSLGHPRMFATYPEKYREYVRKRGVIDLGTFIRQSTGKVADVYRVAQRGYLKEGFFADVLVFDPDRYAPRATYLSPREPSVGVKALFVNGELAFADDAPTERRIGRVLLRPTPPHCPDLGA from the coding sequence ATGCTGCCTGCCTTTGATCGCTATCGCAAGCGCCCATCGGGCTTGCCGCTTCTCGGACTCGCTTGCGCGCTTCTAGCGACCGGATGCGATGTCGCGGGACCGGCTAGCGCGCCGGTGGCGGAAAAGGTCGACGTTCTCATCCGTGGCGGGACGATCTATGATGGCAGCGACGCCCCGGCCCGGACCGGCGACGTCGCGATCACGAACGACCGGATCGTTTATGTCGGCCCGTCGGGCGTGTTCGACGCAAAGCAGATCGTCGATGCCCGCGGTATGATCGTGACGCCGGGATTCATCGATCCACACACCCATGCCGACATCTTCCTGCGCTCGGACGACCCGGCCGAGAGAAGCAATACGGCGTGGCTGGCGCAGGGAGTCAGCACCGTGATGATAGGGGTGGACGGGGGCGGGACACCCGACGTCGCGGACGATGCGCAGAAGCTGGAGCGTTCCGGCATCGGGACCAACGTGGTACCTTTCGTAGGCTTCGGAGCCGTGCGGACGCGGGTTCTGGGGAACGAGGCGCGTGCGCCCGATGCGCGCGAACTTGACGCGATGCGTGCCCTCGTCGCGGATGCGATGTGCGAGGGCGCGACGGGATTTTCGACCGGGCTTTTCTACGCTCCGCAGAGCTTTGCGGAAACGGACGAGGTGATCGCACTGGCACGCGAGGCCGGGCGCCGCGGGGGAATGTACGACACCCACCAGCGCGACGAATCTTCTTATTCGATAGGCTTGATTGCCTCGACAGACGAGGCGATCCGCATCGGGGAGGAAGCCGGCGCCCCGGTCCATATCGCGCATATCAAGGCGCTGGGGGTGGACGTGCACGGCATGGCACCGCAGCTGATCAAGCGGATAGAGGCGGCACGGGCACGCGGTGTCCAGGTGACCGCAGACCAGTATCCGTGGCTTGCGTCCGGCTCCAGTCTCGACGCGGCGCTCGTGCCGCGCTGGGCGCTCGACGGGGGAGGGCGCGCCCTGCTCGAACGGCTGGACGATACCGAGATGCGCGTTCGCATTCGTGGGGAGATGCAGGAGAATTTGCGCCGGCGGGGCGGTGCGTCCTCCTTGCTGCTGACGGGCCGTGACCGGGCCTGGACGGGCCGGACGTTGGCCGAACAGGCAGAGGAAACCGGCACGGATCCGGTCGGTGCCGCTCTCGCGATCATCCAACAGGTGGTGCTCGAAGGGGGAGGGGGCACCGAAGTCGCTTCGTTCAACATGGCGCAGGCCGATGTCGATGTCCTGATGCAGCAACCGTGGGTCCTCACTGCATCGGACGGGTCCCTCGGCCACCCGCGCATGTTCGCGACCTATCCCGAAAAGTACCGCGAATATGTCAGGAAGCGCGGCGTGATCGACCTCGGAACCTTCATCCGGCAGTCGACCGGAAAGGTGGCGGACGTCTATCGCGTGGCGCAGCGGGGCTACCTGAAGGAAGGTTTCTTTGCCGACGTCCTCGTGTTCGACCCCGATCGCTACGCACCGCGCGCCACCTATCTTTCGCCGAGAGAACCGAGCGTCGGCGTGAAGGCCCTGTTCGTGAATGGCGAACTGGCGTTTGCCGACGACGCCCCGACGGAGCGCAGGATCGGGCGGGTCCTCCTCCGCCCGACGCCACCGCATTGCCCCGACCTTGGGGCCTGA